A stretch of the uncultured Trichococcus sp. genome encodes the following:
- a CDS encoding phage major capsid protein yields the protein MTIKFNKTELFAEAKAKLSAVLSNPESTEADQTAAYQNYLNVMEAEIVKSVSSQVNNEMLDRSILQQRGQNVLTSEETKFFAAAVVEGGFTDDAILPETTQERVFEDLTTEHPLLAALGLQDLGALTRFIYSDATKTYVWGPLFGGIAGQINAAFKEKSIGQMKLTAFAVIPDDMLVLGPVWVERYVRTVIVESYSVGLENGFVKGTGTNQPIGLMKDVNPLTFAVTDKVSQGVLTFEPSVNGETISNELYQVVSALSKNAEGKARKVGGKVVMVVNPIAAIGVQMRNTIQTANGQWVTALPYNIEIVESEEVPDNKAIFFVKGQYIAAIAGGYKFKKFDQTLAIEDAILYTIKQFANGMPKDNNAALVYDLALGFTPLTTSTTTGV from the coding sequence ATGACTATTAAATTTAACAAAACAGAATTGTTTGCAGAAGCAAAAGCTAAATTGTCTGCAGTATTATCAAACCCAGAAAGCACAGAAGCTGATCAGACAGCTGCGTACCAAAATTATTTGAACGTGATGGAGGCTGAAATCGTGAAATCTGTTTCCAGCCAAGTGAATAACGAAATGCTGGACCGTAGCATCTTGCAACAACGTGGTCAAAACGTATTAACGTCTGAAGAAACTAAGTTCTTCGCGGCTGCCGTCGTTGAAGGTGGCTTTACTGACGATGCTATCTTGCCAGAAACGACTCAAGAACGTGTATTCGAAGACCTGACTACTGAACATCCATTACTTGCTGCTTTAGGCTTGCAAGACTTGGGTGCTTTGACTCGCTTCATTTACTCGGATGCAACTAAGACGTATGTGTGGGGACCGTTGTTTGGTGGTATTGCTGGACAAATTAACGCAGCCTTTAAAGAAAAATCTATCGGCCAAATGAAGCTGACAGCTTTCGCAGTTATTCCAGACGATATGTTGGTTCTCGGTCCGGTATGGGTCGAACGTTATGTTCGTACAGTAATCGTCGAATCTTACTCGGTTGGTTTGGAAAATGGCTTCGTTAAAGGAACGGGTACTAATCAGCCTATCGGTCTGATGAAAGATGTAAATCCTCTTACGTTTGCAGTAACTGACAAAGTTTCACAAGGTGTTTTAACATTTGAGCCAAGCGTAAACGGGGAAACAATTTCAAACGAACTTTATCAAGTTGTGTCTGCCTTGTCTAAAAATGCTGAAGGTAAAGCCAGAAAAGTTGGTGGCAAAGTGGTGATGGTTGTCAATCCGATTGCCGCAATTGGTGTACAAATGCGTAATACAATTCAAACCGCCAACGGTCAATGGGTAACTGCTTTGCCATACAACATTGAAATTGTAGAGTCGGAGGAAGTTCCAGATAATAAAGCTATTTTCTTCGTAAAAGGTCAATACATTGCAGCTATCGCTGGCGGTTACAAATTTAAAAAATTCGATCAAACGCTTGCTATCGAAGATGCTATTTTGTACACCATCAAACAATTCGCGAACGGCATGCCAAAAGATAACAATGCTGCTCTTGTTTATGATTTGGCCTTAGGCTTCACACCACTTACTACATCAACCACAACTGGTGTCTAA
- a CDS encoding phage gp6-like head-tail connector protein: protein MAITDQIIFEFKDRMRIGDYEDDNLKRILEACEQDLISKCGNYNIISDSVFRELVFERARYVYNDALEFFNTNFQSQINALGMEKALSMILVDADGNEIEVVQE from the coding sequence TTGGCTATTACAGATCAAATTATTTTCGAATTCAAGGATCGGATGCGCATTGGGGACTACGAGGATGACAATCTGAAACGCATCCTAGAAGCTTGTGAACAGGATTTGATTTCCAAATGTGGCAACTACAACATAATATCTGACTCCGTCTTCAGGGAATTGGTTTTCGAGAGAGCGCGTTATGTTTATAACGACGCTCTCGAATTTTTTAACACGAACTTCCAAAGCCAAATCAATGCTTTGGGAATGGAAAAAGCTCTGTCCATGATACTGGTTGATGCCGATGGCAATGAAATTGAGGTGGTCCAAGAGTGA